A DNA window from Hydra vulgaris chromosome 13, alternate assembly HydraT2T_AEP contains the following coding sequences:
- the LOC136089193 gene encoding synaptotagmin-10-like: protein MNVPVWLLAILVCLSLILITVCFVVGFNVTKNWLHMQKYERIRSKRCKNHAHLKATSFLCGYENTYKLNPHQNFSFLPITSTNVIQKDNSVKWLESKQSTSTTSTLHAKIPPFNKFERKLLLSHAESFDERSFQRLLHKQHVLRSSATNLRQIESPSSYRSFDGSSDSRGNSLTVKHNALVDFDTSEQTETVYLNNGYLTESDEIIKNEPLISYDQDSSAVFKPIERGSLTFLLEYDSKLAELLITVKNAIDLPSASGKNRVNSYVNICIVPEDFLWKRTEVVPNNCCPIYNKTFQITDVLYHKLREYTLCFYVMDVDITMGETVVGKVLYPLSDLRMEQIVEVQKELSLP, encoded by the exons atgaatgttCCAG TATGGTTACTTGCGATCTTGGTGTGCTTAAGTTTAATACTGATTACTGTGTGTTTTGTTGTTGGTTTCAATGTGACAAAAAATTGGCTTCATATGCAAAAGTACGAACGCATCCGTTCCAAGAGATGTAAAAATCACGCCCATCTTAAAGCGACATCTTTTTTATGTGGGTACGagaatacttataaattaaatcCTCATCAAAATTTTTCGTTCCTTCCTATAACTTCTACAAACGTCATTCAAAAAGATAACTCCGTAAAATGGTTAGAGTCTAAGCAATCTACATCCACTACTTCCACTTTACATGCCAAAATCCCtccttttaacaaatttgaaagaaaattgcTTTTGAGTCACGCTGAAAGTTTCGATGAGCGTTCATTTCAAAGACTTCTTCACAAACAACATGTTTTAAGATCATCAGCGACTAACTTACGTCAAATAGAAAGTCCAAGTTCATATCGCAGTTTTGATGGAAGCTCTGATAGTAGAGGAAATAGTTTAACAGTAAAGCACAATGCATTAGTTGACTTTGATACTTCGGAACAAACAGAAACAGTTTATCTTAACAACGGTTATTTAACAGAAAGCGACGAAATTATCAAAAATGAACCACTTATAAGCTATGATCAAGACAGTTCTGCTGTATTTAAACCTATAGAAAGAGGATCTCTTACATTTCTACTTGAGTACGATTCAAAGTTAGCAGAACTTTTAATTACTGTTAAAAATGCAATAGACTTACCTTCTGCAAGTGGAAAAAATCGCGTAAATAGCTATGTTAACATATGCATTGTTCCTGAAGACTTTTTATGGAAAAGAACGGAAGTTGTACCCAACAATTGTTGTCCAATATACAATAAAACCTTTCAAATTACTGATGTTCTATATCATAAACTTCGAGAATATACGTTATGCTTCTATGTCATGGATGTTGACATAACCATGGGTGAAACAGTTGTTGGAAAGGTTTTATATCCTCTCTCCGATCTTAGAATGGAGCAGATTGTTGAAGTACAGAAAGAGCTTTCATTACCTTAA